One Mycolicibacterium sp. TUM20985 genomic window, AGCCGCCAGAGAACCCCGATCTGGTGCTCGACACCGCGGGCGCCGACGTCGACGAGCTGGTGGCCAAGGTCCTCGAGGTGCTCGACGCCAAACGCCGAGTGGCCAGTTAACCCACGCTTCGGGTGCCAAATCGTGAGATAAGTAGCCACTCGCGCGCGATGAAGCGTTAGCATTCGGCGCGGCTGTCCATGCCGTCAATTCAATTCCGTCAATTCTTCGATGGGTGTACCGAATGGCTCGAGTGGCTCATTTGTCGATGCGTGGCAACACACCCCGGCTTCGGGCTCTGGGGTTCCAGTCGAAACTGCTCGTGCTGCTCCTGACCGTGAGCGTGATCTCGGTGCTGATCGCGGGCGCGATCGGATACGTCTCGGGCACCAATTCGCTGCGGGCCACCGAATATCAGCGCCTGACCCAGTTACGCGAATCGCGAGCGCGCGAGATCACCGCCTACTACCAATCCATCGCGAACGGCGCGTCGATCGTGACGCACGGAGCCACCGCGGTCGGCGCCTCCCGCGACTTCAACGCCGCCTTCGCCGAACTCCAGGCAACACCACCGCCACCGACCGCTCAGGCGGCATTGTCGAACTACTACGAAACGGTATTCGGTCCGCAACTGGCCAAGGCGACCGGAAAGGACGTCGACGCCACGCTGTTCGAGCCCACCTCCAACGCGGCCGCCTACCTGCAGAACGCGTACACGGTGCCCGCCCAGGGAGACTTCGCCGCCGCCCTGGAGGTCGACACGGCCGGTGATCCAAGCGCGTGGTCGGCGGCGAACGCGAAGTACCAGCCGTTCTTCGCAGACCTGACCACCCGTTTCGGATTCGAGGACGCCTTGATCCTCAACACGTCCGGCGACGTCGTCTACACCGCCTACAAGGGCACCGACCTCGGCACGAACGTGCTCACCGGCCCGTACAAGACCACCGAGCTCGCGGCTACCTATCGTGATGCGGTACAGGCGGTTTCGGTAGACGAGACGTTCGTATCCGACTTCGAACGGTACGCACCGTCGTACGGCAAGCCCACCCCGTGGGTCTTGACGCCGATCGGCAGCGGTGGCGTCATCACCGGTGTGCTGGCGCTGCAGCTGTCACTCGATCAGATCAACGCCGTGATGACGGGTGACGGAGATTGGGAGTCCGACGGGCTCGGGAGGTCTGGCGAGACGTATCTCGCCGGCCCCGACAAGCTGATGCGCTCGGCGTCCAGAGAACTGCTCACCGACCCGGCGAATTACGAGAAGGAGGTCGTCGCCAACGGCACCCCGGAGGACGTCGCGAAGCGTGAGGTCGAAGTCAAGGGCAGTGTGCTCCTTCAACCGGTCGACACCCTCGCCGTCAATCGGGCGCTGGTCGGCGAATCCGGTGTCACCACCGCGGCCGACTACATCGGACCCGAGGCCCTGGTCGCCTACGCACCACTGGACATCCCCGGCCTCGACTGGGTGCTGGTCGCCAAGGTGGATGAA contains:
- a CDS encoding adenylate/guanylate cyclase domain-containing protein, whose protein sequence is MARVAHLSMRGNTPRLRALGFQSKLLVLLLTVSVISVLIAGAIGYVSGTNSLRATEYQRLTQLRESRAREITAYYQSIANGASIVTHGATAVGASRDFNAAFAELQATPPPPTAQAALSNYYETVFGPQLAKATGKDVDATLFEPTSNAAAYLQNAYTVPAQGDFAAALEVDTAGDPSAWSAANAKYQPFFADLTTRFGFEDALILNTSGDVVYTAYKGTDLGTNVLTGPYKTTELAATYRDAVQAVSVDETFVSDFERYAPSYGKPTPWVLTPIGSGGVITGVLALQLSLDQINAVMTGDGDWESDGLGRSGETYLAGPDKLMRSASRELLTDPANYEKEVVANGTPEDVAKREVEVKGSVLLQPVDTLAVNRALVGESGVTTAADYIGPEALVAYAPLDIPGLDWVLVAKVDESEALAPVNAFARNLGLSIAAIVLAVCLIGLLFSRIFTRPLTRLAEAVRRVSGGERGVAVPVTTKDEVGDLGAAFNEMSNALQVKQELIDEQRAENDQLLASLMPETVARRYREGEATISSDFRDVTVIYAELVGFDAFARATSSDVSVGLLNSIIEGIDEAAERHGIERVRHLHNGFLATCGLVVPRVDHASRTVAFASELTEIIERTNIQHDAELAIRAGIDSGAVSSGLIGQRSKVYDLWGEAVDLAHRVHAATKGPGVFVSSRVHDALDGIYTFGTAGVVPGGGGSETIWALQTTAQRLS